The genomic DNA ATTAAAAAGCAATGGCAAGGAAAGGCAAGTTAAAACCAAAGACAACTAGAGAAAAAATTGAACGTCCAAAAAGACTGAGGCGCTACGAATACTTTTTTTTAATTGTTTGTGAGGATGAAAAAACTGAGCCAGAATATTTTCAACAATTTGTCGCTCTGTTTCCTGATGACACATTGTATCTAAGACCGGTAGGTACAGGGTTATCACCGTTAGGTGTTGTCAATAAAGCTATTATTGAAAAAGCTAAATTACAAGAAGAATCTAAAAAAGAGTTTGGTAAAGATGATGCTGTTTGGGTTGTTTTTGATAAAGATGATGCCCACCAAAATGATACTACAAGACAGAATTTTGAGCGAGCATTTGAAATAGCAAAAACAAATAAATTTGAAATCGCATATAGCAATGAAGCTTTTGAGCTTTGGTTTTTACTACACCTAGAAGAAGTGCCTTCACATCCTCCTATTCCTAGATCGGATATTTACACTCGTCTAGAAAAACTTATAAGGAAAAATCCCAATGAGTCTAGTTTCGTATACGATCATGGTGATACAGAGATAGTCCTAAAAATTAACCAATTTGGTAATGAATCAAACGCAATTGAACGGGCTGAAATTCTTTTACAGGCACAAAACGGAGTTCCACCAATACAAGCTAATCCCAGTACAAAAGTCCATTTACTTGTAAAAGCCCTAAGAGAGTGGATTAAGTATTATAGCTCTTCTTAGGAAGATAAGCTTAAGTAAGTTATTGAAAAGTAAGTTTTTGAAACAAATCGGCAATTATTTATGATTCTCCTATTTTTTCTTGCACTCGCCGATATTTACCATCTAAACGTTCCTGTCGCTGACGGCGGTTATCAGCTTCTAACATTGCGAGAATTTCATCTAATTTTAAATTGACAATATCAAGCTGGTGACAAGCTTCTTTTATCCTAGCAACATTTCGCTGTCTTGTCTCTAAATCGGGTATTCTTGGCTGTTGATTCATGGCAGATTCCAACTCCTTTTAATTTCTTGAATACTAGCTTTTGAGCCATCGGCTGCTGCTTCTGTCTCTGCGATCGTCCGATACAAAAATTTTAGCATATCGGCTGTCGCTGCTGGTTGAGATTCTGCTACCTGTTGCAATATTCTGTGCAAACGGTTGTATGGAATTCTAAGGCGTTCCTTGATATTATCAATTGCTTCTAACTCAGGCATTGTTTCTTCTGTCTCGCCAAATTGCTGCAAGAGGGTATATTCTGCTGCTGTTGCTGTATCGAGAAGTGCGACTAATCGCTGTTGTAATCTGAAAATAGTGCTGATAGTTTCATCTGGTAATTTTGCCATGAAGCTTGAATTTGGAGGATGACAAATTATTAGTATATCGCATCAAGGCCCAGAAACCGGGTTTTTACGAAAATACTTCGTTTTTACCCGCAGATTCGGCAAAAAACCCGGTTTCTTTGGTTCAGCGAGTAAGTTCTGAGAATATTCATATTGAAGCTAATCACTTTATCTGATATTATCTTCTCTTAAGTAAGATATCAAAAAGCAAGTTTTTGAAACAAATCGGCAATAGGTAGAGTAAAATCAGGGACAATCTCTTCACCATCTAAAGAATTATTTGACTTGAGCAATCGATCTGGTTCCTCCGCGTTTCGATACACTAAAACATACTTTTGTCTAGGATGAATCACCCAAACTAAACGCGAACCATTATCGAAATAATCTACAATTTTTTGGTCAATTTCTTCCACCGTATTACTGGGAGAGAGAATTTCTACAGCTAGATCGGGCGCACCTTCTAGGAAACCATTGGACAAGATCCTGAGCGATTGGAAATCCGGCGATTGGAAATCGCGGCTACACAAACGAAGTCCGCCTTCGCGGACTAAATAAAATGGAATCTTCAACCCGCGCAGGCGGGTTTTGTCTGACAAGACGCGGTTTCAACCGCCGGATGATTTGCAATTGCCGAGTGAATTCTTGGAACCTACGGAGACAGGTTGAGAAATTAATTCCCACTCAGGAATCATTGATTGTTGACGATGGTGAATAGCTTGATTTCTAATATAGTTGGCTACACTGTCGATCGCATCGCGACTAACGGTAAACGCCCCGTAGCTGCCTTGCCATTTAAAAAAATCACCTGGTGTAAGTTTGTGAGTTACTACATGAGAAGAACTGCCCTTAATTTGCTTAATTATTTCAGATAC from Kamptonema formosum PCC 6407 includes the following:
- the tnpA gene encoding IS200/IS605 family transposase; amino-acid sequence: MRENFTQLYLHYVWGTWDRLPLITPDIQQAIYAAIIAECNKLGCTAIAVGGIEDHVHLLIGFPSTLAVSEIIKQIKGSSSHVVTHKLTPGDFFKWQGSYGAFTVSRDAIDSVANYIRNQAIHHRQQSMIPEWELISQPVSVGSKNSLGNCKSSGG
- a CDS encoding Uma2 family endonuclease, which translates into the protein MSDKTRLRGLKIPFYLVREGGLRLCSRDFQSPDFQSLRILSNGFLEGAPDLAVEILSPSNTVEEIDQKIVDYFDNGSRLVWVIHPRQKYVLVYRNAEEPDRLLKSNNSLDGEEIVPDFTLPIADLFQKLAF
- a CDS encoding RloB family protein, which encodes MARKGKLKPKTTREKIERPKRLRRYEYFFLIVCEDEKTEPEYFQQFVALFPDDTLYLRPVGTGLSPLGVVNKAIIEKAKLQEESKKEFGKDDAVWVVFDKDDAHQNDTTRQNFERAFEIAKTNKFEIAYSNEAFELWFLLHLEEVPSHPPIPRSDIYTRLEKLIRKNPNESSFVYDHGDTEIVLKINQFGNESNAIERAEILLQAQNGVPPIQANPSTKVHLLVKALREWIKYYSSS